The window CCCCGGCAGGTGCGTCGTGAGCCACGCCCGGCACTGGCCGTACGCGACGGGGTGCGCCGCGATCGTCTTGACGTCCTCGAGCGCCACGCCCGGCCGCACCGCGAGCGAGAACGAGATCGGCACCGTGTACTCGCCGATGATGCGCAGGCCCGGCGTCGTCGCGAGCGCGTCCTGCGACGCGGTCACGCCGCCCTCGATGCTGTTCTCGATCGCGATCATCGCCGCGACGCTGCGCCCGCTCGTGACGTCCGCGAGCGCCTCGTTCACGTTGTTCACGGGCTTCCACGGCTTGCCCTGCGCCTGCGGCGCGAGCCGCAGCGCGGCCTCGGTGAACGTGCCCGCGGGCCCGAGATACGAGTACGTCTCGACGCCCGTGTAGGCGGAGGGGGCAGCGGCGTCGGGGGCGTCGGTCATCCCCCAAGCCTACGAGTCCCGGCGAGCCGCCCCGCGCACTAGCCCCGGGCGACCCGCGGGTGCCAGACTCGGAGCATGCATGAGCGCGCAGGCACCGCAGCCACACCCGCCGATCTCGTCGACCTCGACGCACTGCTGGCGGCGTACACCGACCTCGTCCCCGACGTGAACGACCCCACGCAGGCCGTCGCGTTCGGCACCTCGGGCCACCGCGGCTCGAGCCTGCGCACCTCGTTCAACGAGACGCACATCCTCGCGATCACGCAGGCGATCTGCGAGTACCGGGCGGCCCAGGGCATCACCGGCCCGCTGTTCATCGGCCGCGACACGCACGCGCTCAGCGAGCCCGCCGAGCGCACCGCCTACGAGGTGCTCGTCGCGAACGGCGTGCGCGTGCTCGCCGATGCCGACGACTCGTGGGTGCCCACCCCCGCGCTGTCGCACGCGATCATCCGCTACAACGAGGACAACGAGGACGACCTCGCCGACGGCATCGTCGTGACCCCGAGCCACAACCCGCCCACCGACGGCGGCTTCAAGTACAACCCGCCGAACGGCGGCCCCGCCGACACGGACGCGACGAGCTGGATCGCCGATCGCGCGAACGAGCTCATCGCGGGCGGCCTCGCCGAGGTGAAGCGCACGAGCGACGTGTCGGACATCGAGCGCCACGACTTCCGCCGCGAGTACGTCGAGGACCTGCGCAACATCCTCGACCTCGACGCGATCAAGCGCGCCGGCGTGCGCATCGGCGCCGACCCACTCGGCGGCGCCTCGGTGCGCTACTGGGAGCTCATCGGCACGGAGTACGGCCTCGACCTCACGGTCGTGAACCCGACGGTCGACCCGCAGTGGGGCTTCATGACGCTCGACTGGGACGGCAAGATCCGCATGGACCCGTCGTCGCCGTCCGCGATGGCCTCGGTGCTCGCGCACCGCGACGACTTCGACGTCCTCACGGGCAACGACGCCGACGCCGACCGGCACGGCATCGTGACGCCCGACGGCGGGCTCATGAACCCGAACCACTACCTCGCGGTCGCGATCGACTACCTCTCGACGCACCGCCCCGGCTGGTCGCCGCTCGCGGGCGTCGGCAAGACGCTCGTGTCGAGCTCGATGATCGACCGCGTCGTCGCGTCGCTGCAGAAGAAGCTCGTCGAGGTTCCCGTCGGGTTCAAGTGGTTCGTGCCCGGCCTGAGCGACGGCAGCGTCGTGTTCGGCGGCGAGGAGTCGGCGGGTGCGTCGTTCGTGCGCCGCGACGGCTCGGTCTGGACGACCGACAAGGACGGCATCCTGCTCGCACTGCTCGCGGCCGAGATCATCGCCGTGACGGGCAAGACGCCGTCGGCGCGCTATCGGGAGCTCGTCGCCGAGTTCGGCGAGCCCGCCTACGAGCGCATCGACGCGCCCGCGACGCCCGCGCAGAAGGCCGTGCTGAAGAAGCTCTCGGGCGACGACATCGCGGCGACCGAGCTCGCGGGCGAGCCGATCACGGCGAAGCTCTCGCACGCGCCCGGCAACGACGCACCGATCGGCGGCGTCAAGGTCGTCACCGAGTCGGCCTGGTTCGCGGCCCGCCCGAGCGGCACGGAGGACGTGTACAAGATCTACGCCGAGTCGTTCCGCGGCCCCGAGCACCTGCGCCAGGTGCAGGCCGAGGCGAAGGCGATCGTCGACGCGGCGCTCGCCGCGGCGTCCTGACCCGGCGCCACTCCACCGCCGCGCAGATCGAATACCGGGTGGTTTTCGGGGTTCCGGTCGACCCGGAACCCCGAAAACCACCCGGTATTCGGCGCTCGGCGCGCGGCGTCAGGCCGGCGGCAGCGGCGACTCCGGCTGCTGCGGCGACGTCGACGCGCGGCCCGCGGTCGTGATGCCCTGCTCGAACTCGAGCGCCATCGAATCGCCCGCCGCGTTCGTACACGTCACACCCGTCGCGAGCGTGATCGTGCACGTGAACTCACCGACCTGCGTCGGCGTGTTCATCGCGAGCGTCGGCTGCCCGTAGGGGATGTCCTGCGTCAGACACGGGAACGTGTAGCCGTTCGAGTCGAGCCCGACGACGGCACCCGACGCGCTCGAGTCGGCACACACCGTGTCGGGGACGGTGAACGCCGGGTTGCTGTGCTGGCACGCGACGCCGTACGTCGGTGACACGACGCAGCGGAGGTTCGCCGACTCGCTCTGGAACGACGTGAACTCGAAGTTCGGATCGGCCACCGCTGCCGGTGGCTGCTCCGGCGGTGCCGCCTCCGTCTGCTCCGGCTCGGCCTGCTGCTCCTCGGGCGAGGCCTGCTCGCTCTGCTCGGGCGATTCGGCGACGTCAGACTGACCACCGCGCATCTGGTTGCCGATGATCACGGCCGAGACGATGAGCAGGATCGACCCGACGACCGCGATCGCGATCGTCCAGAGACGACGCCGCCCCGTCCGGTCGAGTCGACTCCCGCCGGACCCGCCCGCACCGCCGGAGCCGCCGCCCGGGCCACCAGCCCGCGGGCCACGATCCCCCGCGCCGCCGCGGCCTGCCGGCCCGGCACCGGCGGACTGCGCGGCGCGCTGCGCGGGCCGCGCTCCGTGGGCGACGTACTCGGCGCCGGGTTCGACGGTGCCGCCGCCCTGCGGCGCTGCCCACTCCGGCGCGGCGGCCGGTGCGGCGCCCGCGTGCGCGACGCGTGCCGACGGGCTCTCGGTGCCGTCGATCCCCTGCTCGTACCACGGGCGCGCCGAGTCGGCACGGACGTCGTCCCGCTCGTCGTCGGGCTCGTCCTCGCCGCCGAACCACGCGCCGAGGAGGTCCGCGCCGCCGGCGTTCCCGTCGGCTCCCTGCTGCGCTCGCGCGTCCGGGGCCTGCGCGCCGCGGGGGCCGCGGTTCGCTTCCTCGATGCTCGGTGCCGCGTCGAACCTGGTCGTCGCGGGCTCCGCGCCGAACCACGATTCGAGTTCCCGCGCCTCGTTCTCGTCCACGGGCGGACGTCCGGTGGGCGGTGCCGCGTGCTCGGGGGCGCGGTGTTCCGGTGCCCGGTGGGCCGGGGCGCCGTGTGCCGCGTCGTCCGCGGTGCCATAGCCCGCGGTCGGCGGCTCCGGCTCCCACGCGTCGTGTTCGGGCGCCGCGTGCTCGGGGGCGGCGTGGAACGGTGCCCCGTGTGCCGCGGTGTGCCCGGGATCCGCGGGAGGCGCGAACGGATCGTCGACCGCCGCGTGCTCCGGGGCGCGATGCTCCGGCTCGCGGTGTTCGGGGGCACGACGTTCCGGCGCCCCCTGCGCCGGCGAGGTCGGCCACTCGGGGGTCGCCCCGGGACGCGCGAAGGACGCATCGTCCGGCCGCTGGTCGGCCGGCTCCCGGTGCGCGGCCGGGGACTGTCCGAACGTCGGCTGCGAGGTCGGCTCGTTCGCGAACGGCGGCGCATCGATACCCCGCGGTGCCGGCTCGTTCGCGGTCGGCGAGAACGTCGGAGGGGGCGTGAAGGCGGCGGGCGCACCGGCCTCCGGTCGGCTCGGCGGGGGTGTCCCCGCGGCCTGCCGACGATCCGGCGTACCGGCTTCACCGACCCGGCGGTCGTCCGCCGGACGACCGGCGACGCCGGGCGCCTCGAAGATGCTCGGCGCCCCCGACGGACGTGCCTGCGGATGCTGCGGCATCTGCACGATGCCCGTCTGGTCGAAGTCGCGCGAGGAGATGGGCTGCTCGTCGTCGACCACGGGTCCGCCGGGGCCCGCCCCGGTGAGGAGCTCGTCGAAGCTGCGTGGCGCGCTTCCACCACCCTGCCCTGCGGCACCGGCCGCCTCCGGAGCCGGTGGTACGGCGCCGCGTGGCGCCTGCTGTCTCGGCGCCTGCTGTCTCGGCGGCGCGGCCGACTCGGGCCTGGCGGCCTGCGGTGCCGCGTCGTCGGACTCGCCGAACCAGCTCTCGGGCAGCGGGCCGTCGTCCCCGTCGCGCCGCACAACGCCGTGGACCTGCGTGGCCGGGATGTCGTCGTCCTGCCACGACGACGACGCCGGGTGCACCTGCGTCGCCGGGACGTCGTCGTCCTGCCACGACGACGCCACCGGATGCATCTGCGTCGGCGGAATGTCGTCGTCCTGCCACGAGGGCGCCGGGTGCGCCGCCGGGGGGCGCGTCGGCCCGCCGGGCTGCGGAGGCACCGGTCGCGCGTCGGCGTCGCCCGGGGTCGCCTGCGCACGGTGCGTCGAGTGCTCGCCCGCCGGCGCGTCGTCGCGATCCAGTTCACCGGTCACCGACGAGAAGTTGTCCCACGAGCCCCGCTCCGAGGCGGCGGCGAAGGGGTCGGGGGCGGCGTGTGCCGAATCGTCGCGGCCCTCGTCGCCCGGCAGCTCCTCGAACCAGCTCGGCATCGAGGACTCCGTCCCCGTCGGCGCCGAGACCGGCTCGGGCTCGTGCTCGGCCCGGCTCGGCGGGTTCGGCACGTCCGCGGGTGGTCCGCTCGCGGCCGGTTCCTCCGGTGGCGCCCACTCGGAGGCGGCCGCGGGAGGCGTCACGGGGACGCCACCGGTCGGGTGCGCCGGCCGGGGTGCCGCCGGCAGCGGACCGTCACCGTAGCTCAGATCGGGGTTGAACCGTCGCCGACTGCGGCGCATGGGCGCCTCCGTCGGCTGTTCGCCCGCCTCCGGCGAGGGCTGCGGCCCCTTGCGGCGATAGCTCGAGAAGAAGTCGTCGAGTTCGTCGGGGTCGCGCTCGTCCTCGACCGGGTCCGACGCGAGATGGGGCGGCGTCGGTGAGTTCCACTGCACCCCCTGACCCACCCCGACGGGGCGGTGCGGGACGGCGTTCGATGCGTCGGCGGATGCCGCGGCTGCGCTCAGCTTCGTGCCGCACTCGGGACAGAATCGTTGTCCTTCGTGCACTTCGAAACCACACGTGGGGCAATAAGCCATCGTGACCTCCTGGGGAGCGTGAGTGGGATCCCGTCACTCCATTCACTCCAGTATTGCGGACTCGGCGCCGATTCCCACTGAGAACACAGTTCTTGCATCTCCGGTCGGCCATTACATCCCCTCCCGGGAGGAGACCTCCGCGCACCGTTCAGGACGCGTAGTCGGGTGCCGCCGGGGCGCCGAGATACTCCTCGTAGGTGACGAATCCGCCGTCGTGCATCGCCGTCGAGACCTCGACACCGACGTACCGGAAGTGCCAGGGCTCGAACTCGTACCCCGTGACGCCGGTCTGTCCGTCGCCGAAGCGCAGGATGAAGCCGTACTCCCAGGCGTGCGCGGCGAGCCACTGTCCTGCCCGCGTCCCGGAGAAGCAGCCCTCGAGGGCACACGGTTCGTCGGGGGACGAGATGTCGATCGCGAGCCCCGTCTGGTGCTCGGAATAGCCGGGCCGCGCGCTCGTCGCGTCCGCCGCCGCCTGCCCCATGTCGGCGACGTAGCCGTTGTACAGCGATGTCTGCGTCTCGTAGGAGCGGTAGCCGCTCTGCCCGTCGAGGGTGATGCCCTCGGCGGCCGCGGCGGCGAAGAGCACCTTGAGCGCGTCCGCGGCGGGCGCCCGCAGCGAGTGGTCGTTCGAGGAGAGCAGTCCGATGTCCGCGAGCCGCACGAGATCGCTCGGCGCGTAGTCCTGCGGCTGCAGCGGCGTGAGCTTGTTGACGAGCACGGTCACCGAATCCGGATCGGTGATGTCGGTCACGCCGGCCGGCAGTGTGGACGTCGCCGTCGGCGTGGGTGTCTCCGTCGGTGTCGGGGTGCTCGTCGGCGTGGGCGTGCCGGTCGGTGTGCCGGGTGCCGTCGCCGTGGGCGCCTCGCTCGCGGCCGCGAGGCCGCCGGGCAGACCGAACAGCGCGACGTAGCCGCAACCGGCGGCGATGAGGAGGGCCGCGACGGCGCCCACGGCGATCCACACGATGCTCTTCCTGCGTCGGCGCGTGCGGCGGTCGGTCGCGCGTGCGGCCGACCGGCTCGCTGCCGCCGCGGCAGGACCACTCGCGGCGAGCGGGGCGAGCGGACCGTCCTCGTCCCCCGTGTCCTCCTCGTCCCCCGTGTCCTCCTCGTCCAGCA is drawn from Pseudoclavibacter chungangensis and contains these coding sequences:
- the pgm gene encoding phosphoglucomutase (alpha-D-glucose-1,6-bisphosphate-dependent); this encodes MHERAGTAATPADLVDLDALLAAYTDLVPDVNDPTQAVAFGTSGHRGSSLRTSFNETHILAITQAICEYRAAQGITGPLFIGRDTHALSEPAERTAYEVLVANGVRVLADADDSWVPTPALSHAIIRYNEDNEDDLADGIVVTPSHNPPTDGGFKYNPPNGGPADTDATSWIADRANELIAGGLAEVKRTSDVSDIERHDFRREYVEDLRNILDLDAIKRAGVRIGADPLGGASVRYWELIGTEYGLDLTVVNPTVDPQWGFMTLDWDGKIRMDPSSPSAMASVLAHRDDFDVLTGNDADADRHGIVTPDGGLMNPNHYLAVAIDYLSTHRPGWSPLAGVGKTLVSSSMIDRVVASLQKKLVEVPVGFKWFVPGLSDGSVVFGGEESAGASFVRRDGSVWTTDKDGILLALLAAEIIAVTGKTPSARYRELVAEFGEPAYERIDAPATPAQKAVLKKLSGDDIAATELAGEPITAKLSHAPGNDAPIGGVKVVTESAWFAARPSGTEDVYKIYAESFRGPEHLRQVQAEAKAIVDAALAAAS
- a CDS encoding zinc ribbon domain-containing protein, producing the protein MAYCPTCGFEVHEGQRFCPECGTKLSAAAASADASNAVPHRPVGVGQGVQWNSPTPPHLASDPVEDERDPDELDDFFSSYRRKGPQPSPEAGEQPTEAPMRRSRRRFNPDLSYGDGPLPAAPRPAHPTGGVPVTPPAAASEWAPPEEPAASGPPADVPNPPSRAEHEPEPVSAPTGTESSMPSWFEELPGDEGRDDSAHAAPDPFAAASERGSWDNFSSVTGELDRDDAPAGEHSTHRAQATPGDADARPVPPQPGGPTRPPAAHPAPSWQDDDIPPTQMHPVASSWQDDDVPATQVHPASSSWQDDDIPATQVHGVVRRDGDDGPLPESWFGESDDAAPQAARPESAAPPRQQAPRQQAPRGAVPPAPEAAGAAGQGGGSAPRSFDELLTGAGPGGPVVDDEQPISSRDFDQTGIVQMPQHPQARPSGAPSIFEAPGVAGRPADDRRVGEAGTPDRRQAAGTPPPSRPEAGAPAAFTPPPTFSPTANEPAPRGIDAPPFANEPTSQPTFGQSPAAHREPADQRPDDASFARPGATPEWPTSPAQGAPERRAPEHREPEHRAPEHAAVDDPFAPPADPGHTAAHGAPFHAAPEHAAPEHDAWEPEPPTAGYGTADDAAHGAPAHRAPEHRAPEHAAPPTGRPPVDENEARELESWFGAEPATTRFDAAPSIEEANRGPRGAQAPDARAQQGADGNAGGADLLGAWFGGEDEPDDERDDVRADSARPWYEQGIDGTESPSARVAHAGAAPAAAPEWAAPQGGGTVEPGAEYVAHGARPAQRAAQSAGAGPAGRGGAGDRGPRAGGPGGGSGGAGGSGGSRLDRTGRRRLWTIAIAVVGSILLIVSAVIIGNQMRGGQSDVAESPEQSEQASPEEQQAEPEQTEAAPPEQPPAAVADPNFEFTSFQSESANLRCVVSPTYGVACQHSNPAFTVPDTVCADSSASGAVVGLDSNGYTFPCLTQDIPYGQPTLAMNTPTQVGEFTCTITLATGVTCTNAAGDSMALEFEQGITTAGRASTSPQQPESPLPPA
- a CDS encoding M15 family metallopeptidase yields the protein MSCPRDDSTENDSDPSATANPTHADRASGAPSGFDGFGDVSAMIGPPPGDAPDPSSAVERPESSSADAWDESHSVDAWDEAPSAAATDGTSSGSAADGTLLDEEDTGDEEDTGDEDGPLAPLAASGPAAAAASRSAARATDRRTRRRRKSIVWIAVGAVAALLIAAGCGYVALFGLPGGLAAASEAPTATAPGTPTGTPTPTSTPTPTETPTPTATSTLPAGVTDITDPDSVTVLVNKLTPLQPQDYAPSDLVRLADIGLLSSNDHSLRAPAADALKVLFAAAAAEGITLDGQSGYRSYETQTSLYNGYVADMGQAAADATSARPGYSEHQTGLAIDISSPDEPCALEGCFSGTRAGQWLAAHAWEYGFILRFGDGQTGVTGYEFEPWHFRYVGVEVSTAMHDGGFVTYEEYLGAPAAPDYAS